A single region of the Opisthocomus hoazin isolate bOpiHoa1 unplaced genomic scaffold, bOpiHoa1.hap1 HAP1_SCAFFOLD_318, whole genome shotgun sequence genome encodes:
- the LOC142359340 gene encoding voltage-gated inwardly rectifying potassium channel KCNH2-like translates to MPVRRGHVAPQNTFLDTIIRKFEGQSRTFLIANARAAGCAVIYCNEGFCRLSGFSRAEVLQQPSACAFLHGPRTQRAAAARMARALRGARERRVDICLHRKDGTDTVGWWGDTGVVGWVVVVVRGVGVHHGGGVLAWRWRHALCPSTMMVGLQHGVGVVCHVLIPSTMMVGFWHGITCQSHPP, encoded by the exons ATGCCGGTGCGGCGGGGGCACGTCGCCCCGCAAAACACCTTCCTGGACACCATCATCCGCAAGTTCGAGGGACAGA GCCGCACCTTCCTGATCGCCAACGCGCGCGCGGCCGGCTGCGCCGTCATCTACTGCAACGAGGGCTTCTGCCGCCTGAGCGGGTTCTCGCGCGCCGAggtcctgcagcagcccagcgccTGCGCCTTCCTGCACGGCCCCCGCACCcagcgcgccgccgccgcccgcatgGCCCGCGCGCTGCGGGGCGCCCGCGAGCGCCGCGTCGACATCTGCCTGCACCGCAAGGACGGTACGGACAcggtggggtggtggggtgataccggggtggtggggtgggtggtggtggtggtgcgtGGAGTGGGTGTCCACCATGGTGGTGGGGTTCTGGCATGGCGTTGGCGTCATGCGTTGTGTCCatccaccatgatggtggggctccAGCATGGCGTTGGCGTCGTGTGTCACGTGTTGATCCCatccaccatgatggtggggttcTGGCATGGCATCACGTGCCAATCCCATCCGCCATGA